The Glycine soja cultivar W05 chromosome 19, ASM419377v2, whole genome shotgun sequence genomic sequence ATTCACAGAAAAGCATATCTCTGGTCTACTGATGGTGACACACTTAAGAGCACCAACAACTAACATGTAAAAAGAAGGACCAGACAGTAAATTCCACCCTGTTTCAAGAGTTTACAGCGAGAAAGCATAGGAGAGGAGATAGCTTCTGCTTCAAGCATTTAGTTTTGGCAAGGAGGTCCCTGTATTGTGTTTGAGCCATGAGAAGAATGCCATTGGATTGGGCCACTGGGGTCAAGCCTCAATCCTAGGAAATAATCAAGAGTGCCCGTTTGCTTGAGAGATCACAAAGTCCAGCTTGTGAATGAGGTGCTGAACGAGCGGAGGAGTTGCCTGTGATTATTATATCATCCGTAAATAAACAATGCAGAAGTTGTGGTAGTAAATGAACAGAGAAGGGGCATATTTCCTGTCTTTAAAGCCAAATTGTAGTAAAGCGGTCTTGAGTCTCTCAAACCAAGCCCTTGGAGCTTGTTTGAGACCATAGATGACTTTATGAGGCATGCACACTAGAGAAGTATCAGTGGCTTCAACGCCCAAAAGGTTGGGCCATGTAAACTTCTTCAAGGAAGCCATTGAGCAAAAACCTTGTTAACATCCAACTAAAAAATAGACCATTAGTGAGTGAGAGCTAGAATCAAAATAATCCTGATGGAGGCATGTTTGATGATAGGGGAAAATGTCTCATTAAAGTTTACTTAATAtgtatgatgattttttttttgttggtctgATGGTGTCAATCACTAggctctttttatttatttataagatgcACATATTTCCTTGGATGACATGtaagtttacattttttttgtaggtCCTATGTCTTTTGGCACCTCTATTtccaaaaaatatcaatttgttTTGGCAAGATGAGGTAATATTTTTCtgctaaaaaaatgttatctgaTTGAAATCTTAGTTCTTTGCTAATTTCTTTACCTTTTGTTAGAGGTTGACCCAAGTTTTCGGTTATACATTACTATTGAAACTTGTCATACTCATGCAAATAATTATTGAAGGTTTAGCATTTTCGTCTCTTGATTGTGCATCTATTGATACAAATACTGAGATCATAAAAGTTGGAGTTTTGTTAGGCTTTCTGatccttaaaaatatttagatgaAGCAAACAGTCTACagcagttttgtaattttgtatcaAATGTGCCTGTAGAATTCTGTATGTATTATTGATAAATCAATAAATGCTTCACAtacttatttcattttataatatagtgTATCATAAAATGTGATTTTGAATTAGTTACAACTTAGAATTTCAAGATGGTTATTATAGATCAAAATGTAATTAATGTGTGTATTTGGTAAGCTCTAGATTCCAAAGATGAAGGCATATGTTAGTGATACAGAAGACTTGAAACAGGATCCATCATATCAAGACACTTGGGACGACATGATAATCAATGTGAGTGTGATTGACTTGTTTAACATCCTATCCTCCCCTTGTTCTACTGTATAATGTGTTGTAATTAGTAAGAAGTATTTGTCTTGGAGTCAAACTTTCTGATGAACGCATTAGCTGTTTTTATTCAAGTAGGTCGGGTCATTTAATTTGTTTGCTGCTGGAATATTTCTTGAATTAGGTAATTGTGAGCTACAAAATAATAGTGCTACTGAAGCGATCAAACATGTTTCTGAAATTGGTTTTGTTGCTAAGCAAAAGCACAATGGTTGATCAGTATATCAATTCTGGTTATGTGAAGCTAATTTAACTCACTTTGATGTCCTAGACATTGTGCTAAATGTGAAATCCAAACATCCTCCAGCAAGAAATTTTGATATCATCTCTTTATCTTGGGTTGCAGTTTCTTGCAGAATCATTGGATGTGATCCAAGATGCAGATTGGgttatgtctcttggaaatgtTTTTGCCAAACATTATGAACTTTATGCATCTGATGATCAACACACTGCACTTCTTCACCGGTATGAATGCTCTAACCTAAAGTGTTCTTTTGTAGATGCAATAGAAACATAATGTGTTAAATATTGCTTTCTGTTGCTTGAGAAGTTGTTTTATTCACAGTTCATGTTTATATGTTATCGATacaaaataaggaaaatgaaattgtatttGTACTGGTAAGATTCAGGTTGGCTACGGAATTTGAAATTGATAGCTAATGATTCATCCTTTGTCTGATGAAAAACAATGCCAGAATCAATGTTGAACTGCTTGTGCACTTTTGGTGTTATCCATATTGATATGGGGTTTGGTTGTTGGTTCAGTCTATTCATTGTTCCTGTGGATCTATGTTCTTATACAGTGATTAAATTGGTTGATTATGATATATCTACCCTTGTGTAGCTTaaccctcccccataccttcgcttAGGAGCCTTGTGGCACTGGGTTATGCTGGTTTTTATTCCTCACTGTTCTGTCTTTTCCCCCCTTCTTATGTTTAGGGGCCTTTGCTGTGCTCTTGTAAGGCTGTACGCACTTGAAAAGGTTTAGGTTTATGTTCAAGGGAACTAATGTTGCATTGGAAATGGTTCTTTTTATCCTCTCCTATCTCATGCCATGATTTTGATGGTATGAACCATTCAGCTAGGGTTATTGTAAGATATACCTCCTCACATATTTATCTTGAAGTTCTTTACACTCGTGCAAAATTGTGCTTTTGAAAGTTGCTATTACCTCCTATACAATGACAAAGGATGATGCTAATTTTCTATTAGATGAAATTCCATTGTCAAAATTTCCTTCATATTTTCTAGTTTCTACTGGACACTGTAGCTTGCATGAAATTTTAGTTCATGAAGTTTGTTTTCCCCTTTCAGTAcatttaattaactatattatattaatatatggaAAAATAAGGTAGAAACAAAGCGTGTTGGAGATGCCATATCAACTAGAGATATGACTAAAATAGAGTATACAAGTGGGAGCAATCCTCACTTTATATGTCAgttttgtaggattgagttGTGCTCAAACCCAAATTCTAAGATGACATCAAAGTCTATCCTAGCAATTGTTGTTGACCCTATCAGGCCACCCCACTTGCAGATGTCCAATCTTGCAAACTTCACGCTTGAAATCAGGGATGGATCCAAAATTGTATCaaggggaatttttttttacacaattatttaaatatctaacttctaataaataattatttaataaataattagtttcaaaaaatatttattaataattttttgtgtaaACCTAAAGATAAGATCCActtctaaaagaaaattaagcaaACGTCAACTCAacaccttatttttttttattcattttcctctattaatatattttaaaattttttttcctcatatATATAAGGGTGTTGAGGGAGGGGTGATCAAGGCCCTTGCTTGCCCCCTTGGTCCGTCCCTGCTTGAAATGGTCAATCCTTTGCGCGAAGAGATTGTGTTGGAGATCCCATATTGACTATTGATATGACTAaaatagagtatataagtgggggATAATTCTCGTCTTACAAGTTGGTTTtgtagggttgagttaggcctaaaCCCAAATTCTAAGAATATCTACCACTATAAGTTATACCAACTATTACACTATCTTTATGGgatgatttaatttaaagttGTATTGAAAGTTCTTATCATATAGGTCATATCTACGAAATGTTATGTTTATTAAAACGGTTTAAATCTCATTGATGTACATCAAAATTGATATAATATAGGGGTGTAATTTGATCCCTTTTCTCTCTCTGTGTATATATGAGAAAGAATCACTTAACAGTAAGTATCAAATTTTTGCACTTACAccacttaataattttatttagaacATGAAATTAACTAATCCAGTAGTTAAATTCTTTGATATTTTCTTATTGACCATGtatatcaaatttcaaataacttTAAACATTCATTTGTATGTTATCCAACAATGAACATTTATTCATATTGTAAATGGCATATTATCTGTTAAAATAAAGTTGTACGATATGAATATTTTGGTTTTGTCTATACATGTCTCTCTATGCCTGCTTTCTgaaaattgaacataatttaTGGACATATTGAACTTAAGACTTGAAAGGGTGTGAAAAGCAATATTGAACTTGAACAGGTGCTTGGGAATTCTGCTTCAAAAGGTTAACGACAGAGCTTATGTCTGTGATAAAATAGATTGGATGTACAAGCAAGCAAACATTGCAAATCCAACAAATAGACTTGGGTTGGCAAAAGCAATGGGATTGGTAATTTagcctcttcttttatttatttatttaaatcttgttggattcattttccttttcctattgcttaactttttttctatttaaaaaggTTGCTGCATCACACTTGGATACAGTGTTAGAGAAGCTGAAGGATATTTTAGACAATGTTGGACAAAGCATATTTCAGAGGTTTATGCCAGACTTATAGGATTGAGTGCATACATTTTTCTTTCTGAATTGGTTTATCAGCTGATATCATAAGCCCCTGCTGATGCATATgaatattgaacataatttatgGACATATTATGTTGCCTCTTTTTCTAAATCTGCTCCCTCTTTTCTTTATGGTTCGAATGTTCATAAATAAACTTTACAAGCTATGTTGTATCATGCTGTTGTGTTTTTTGAAATGTTCTTTGATGAAGTTTTAATGTTGTTCTGATCTTATTGTCACACTCATGATTTATTTTCATCATCCATTGtctccttttatgttttttttttttattttcacgtttTCGATGTTTGCAGTTCAATATCACATTGAAGGTCAAAACCCTAAGTATGTTTTTGATTTATAACTGACGAAATTGTGGCTCCTTGTGTAATATGTTAACAAACTGATAACTAAGCTTGTATATCTCCGTAGTATTACTGGAACTTTCTCTGTcactgaaattaatttaaatggaCTCCAGAAACAGAGGATATCAATTTGCATTGATCCTCTTTAGCCGAAAAAGGAAAATACAGAATGCTAAGAGGATAAAAATCTTTACTTGATGCACATCACCCAATACCCAATCTGTTTCCTTCTCTTTATGCATTTCTCCCATATGTTTTTCCCTTGCTTTCATATACTGCCAAATCCCCATTCTGTCCCTTATTGCCTTGAGTCTCTTACCTATCCTTCCTTCAGGTGTTCTTaaaatgtttcttttcttttcctttctgagATGCAATTAGATTCAGAATTTGTCTTATTTGTTTGTTCATATATATTTCCTTTGGTTGAACAATAGGTTTGCATCAGAACATGTCATCAGTTTAAAGAGAGATCTTTATTTCCTTTCATTGAACATTAACTTAGTTTGCATTAGAACATTGCAACATATTGGGAAAAACCCAAGTCCCATATTGGCTAGAGATAAGACAaagatagaatatataagtggggCGCAATCCTCACCCGAGCTAggttttggggttgagttataGGGTGAGGGTTGCGcctcacttatatactcttTCTTGGCCTTATCTTTAGCCAATGTGGGACTTGGATTTTTCCTAATACATCCCCTCACGCCTAGCACTTTTGGGCTTGGTGCGTAGATAATATGGTGGGTGGCCCGTTAATGGATTTAGGATAGGTTCTGacaccatcttagaatgtgggtttgagcttaactcaaccccaaaagctagctcatagggtgagggttgtccctcacttatatactTTTTCTTGGTCTTATCTCTAGCCAATGAGGGACTTGGATTTTTCTCTGTACAACAGTTCCTTAACTTACCCTTTGGatgctttttttccttttccttttctaagaTTTAATTAGATTCAGACTTTGTGTGATCTGTTTGTAGCTTTCATTTGTTGCAGGATACTGTCATTGTTCTCTGATAGTTTCAGAACAGAAGAGTCTGATGACATACATGCTGCTTTGGCACTAATGTATGGATATGCTGCAAAGTATGCCCCATCAACAGTTATTGAAGCCAGAATAAATGCCCTTGTTGTAGgtcatcttttttctctgctTTTGACTCGGTAGTTATACAACAATCTTTACTTTGTTGTGTTGCTTTATTTCTTACCAGATACCAAGGGAATAAAAATTGCTGTGTTTGGAGTTTTCTGTTTAAATGCAGCCTTAATTTATCAAATACAGAAAGAGCTTTTatgaacaataaaagaaaaaaaattgttttgaggtatttttttaaacatcagCTTTCAAAAAGAGGCTAATAAcagtttatatattattacagTTTTTCCATTGATGAAAACAGGTTTATTAATAATGAGTAGTTTCTTACGAAGTCAGTTTGTATATTGTTGGGTTATTGCACACCGAGTAggtgtatatatatacaagGGTTTGCTAAGGTACACACTTGTTTTTTAGTATGAGTACGTTAGCAAGTTATAGTTAGATATTGTCTTAAAATACACCAATGGTGTAGCTTGCTAACACTCTCATACTAAAAATAGGTATGTGTACGTTAGCAAATGCTTGTAGGATTTGCTAACGTTACACACTTGTTTTTTAATATGAGTGCGTTAGTAAGCTATAACTAGAGATTCTCTTTAAGTACTCCAATGGTGTAGCTTGCTAACACACTCATACTAAAAAGCAAGTGTGTACATTAGCAAATCCCATATATATGATTTTGCCCTTAGTTGACAATAGATTGAACACAAGTAATAGAAAGACTAATGCTTGTAGAATAATGATTCTcattacaaaaaagaaaaaagatgaattaCAGACTTATTTAAACTGAATATAGCTGGATTTCCAGCACAAAATCAGGAAATCTGATCCTATTTACTAGAAAATAATCTGAATACAGAAAAGAAATATCCTTATATGCATGAAAGCTACAAAATAGTAAAACAAGTGTAGGTTGGGTATCTCCTTTCCTGTAAATGtgttattttggttatttgCTTATGTTTGTAGTTAGGCAAAGTTGATTTGATGGTGTCATTAATGGGCAGGGCACCAACATGCTCTCTCGGCTTCTTCATGTGCGTCTCCCCAAAGCAAAGCAAGCTGTCATCACCGCAATTGATTTACTAGGTTTATAATTATCTTTTCCGAATTTAACTATCATTGATTTTCATGTTATTCCTTTCATTTTGTTACTTCTGCCCAATAATGTTGTCATCAGCACTTATGTGTTTTTCTTGTCACttctttgaaaattttatgcTAAAAATGGATTGCTATGAAACCAACTTTAGAGAATGAACATTTTGTGAAAGTTGTGTTTATTTTTCCCCACATACTATAGTTTAAGAAATCATGcaattcatgctttgtttgTTTAAGGAATATATATGATGGCTGATTTTGTTCCATTAATTTTGTGAGCATGATGTAATTCTGATATTGCAGGTAATGCTGTCATTAATGCTGCTGAAAGTGGCTCGCCATTTCCATTGAAAAGAAGGGACCAACTGCttgattatattttaactttgaTGGGCCGGGATGATGAAGATGGTTTTGCTGATTACAATGATCTTTTGCGTACTCAGGTATATAAAACTGTGCTAGGCCCAAGGTGAAGTCACTTGTTAATTTATGCTTGAGAGTATTTGAGTTTTCTAATGTGCTTCATTTTAATTAGGCCCTTGCTATAAGTGCCTGCACTACTTTGGTCTCTGTGGAACCAAAGCTAACAGTTGAAACTAGAAGCCATGTAATGAAGGTATGGGCATTtcatttgatttatatataattcaacctTTTAGCCATCTGAGTTTCCTGATGAATTTGACAGGCTACGTTGGGGTTCTTTGCTATACCAAATGATCCTGTTGATGTTGTCAATCCCCTTATAGACAACTTGATTACTCTTTTATGTGCAATTCTTCTCACTGGGTAATTTAAGTAAAAGACTTCATGTTATTTATTCTGCTTAAGTTTCTGGTTTGTTTAAGTTACCTGTCCTTTTGAAGATTGTTTaactttattgttttcttgtacTCTGCATCATTGTGCCTCCCAAATGATTATTTTTgatatagaaaaaaatgttgCTCTTTTGTTAGATCTGTTTTAATTGCATCCTGGCTATCACTTGTAATTTGTTGTTGGCTAAAAGGATTGAGAGAATTTgcaagagaaaaagagaaagagagagagaagattgAGATTGAGAAACTGATATTATTCAACCCAACCATAAACTGATTACAAGGATGAATATATAGTTGGATAACTACCAACTAACCTAACTGTCAACTAACCCAGCTGTTACAAAGCTGATAGACACTAACTAACTAGACTCTCAACTGATAACAGTCTAACTACTAACTGCAGTGGTTAGAATATCAGTTAAcgaatagaaaacaaaaaaagaaagcactGCGAGTAATGAATATTCCCTTATATCGGCACTGCATTTTACGCATTATAAACATGATATCTTCGTCTttcatctctctttttttaactGCACCTGTCACTCAATATATCCCATTAAAAAGTTTGTTTCACACATATTAGATTGTCCTGTGTATTTAgagttacttttttatttttaataatatttagtgGAGAAGATGGAAGAAGTCGAGCAGAGCTGCTAATGCTTATCTTGAGGCAAATTGATCAATTTGTCTGTTCTCCTGTTGAGTATCAGAGGAAAAGAGGCTGTCTTGCTGTCCATGAGATGCTTCTAAAGTTTCGGATGATTTGTGTCAGTGGGTATTGTGCACTGGGCTGTCGTGGGAGTTGTGCACATAACAAGCAAATGGACCGAACTCTATATGGGAATTTTTCAAAGCTGCCATGTAAATATGTTCCATTAGACAGCTCTGAATTGCTTGTCTTTCATGTATtctaaagtatattttttcttttctacggCCAGCTGCATTTGTATTACCAAGTCGAGAAGCTTTGTGCTTGGGTGATAGGGTAATAATGTATCTTCCACGTTGTGCAGACACAAATTCTGAAGTCAGAAAAATATCAGCACAAGTAAGTAGTATCTGAGAAGTCTTGTTCCTGTTATAAGGCACAACCTCTCCTTAAGTCCTTGTATAGCTTCTGGAATATAATATGGTCTATATTTTATAAAGTGCATGTTCTCTAGTATTCAATTCTATAGAGAGGACATGGCTGACTTGTTCTTAAATAGtccaattaattgttttttgtgCAGATTCTTGATCTACTCTTCAGCATCTCTCTTTCACTTCCAAGACCTGCTGGTTCATCTATATCTGCTGAAGATATAGAATTGTCATACAGCGCATTATCTTCTCTTGAGGATGTTATAGCCATATTGAGGAATGTAAGTTCACTGATCACCTTGTTTCACTACCTTGCTTGTTGTTCTTCTTTTTCCaactttattgtattttatagttgcaaaggaaaaaaaaatgagactgAAGATCTTGGTTttcatgtgtatatatatatatatatatatatatatatatatatatatatatatatatatccaggATACTTCAATTGATCCATCAGAAGTTTTCAACAGGATTGTTTCCTCTCTCTGCATTCTGTTGACAAAGGAGGAGGCAAGTGTCTTTgattctgtgtgtgtgtgtgtgtatcgtATCTAAGTTATAATTAATAACTGTCTTGGCAATCATGTACAGCTGGTTGCTACACTGCATGGTTGCTCAGTGGCTATATGTGATAAGATCAAGCAGTCAGCTGAAGGGGCTATTCAAGCTGTTGTTGAATTTGTTACGAAGAGAGGGAGAGAATTGACTGAGATTGATATCTCAAGGTTTAAAGCATAGTTTATATACCAATATTGTTACTTGAAAAACCAACTTTGTTGATATCATCATATATCATCTTTTGAGCCGGTAAAATTTGAGCATAAGTTATGATGGAATTACATTTTTTGCCTATAGGACAACCCAATCATTGATTTCTGCCACTGTGCATGCAACTGACAAACATTTGCGTGTGGAAACTCTTGGAGCTGTATCCTTTTAATATTCTAATGTTTAAAGTTGATATATGTCATTGACCGTCTTTTgtcataattttaacttgttGGAATCAACACAATTGTTTATAATATTGCAGAAATATTGTTTTTCCCTCTCTCTCGtgtgtgttgtgtgtgtgtgtgtgtgtgtgttcagTACATGTTGTTATCTTATTAGAGGGCGAGCCCTGATGGTAAAGTTATGCCTTGGCGACCGGTTGGTCATGGGTTTGAATCtagaaacagcctctttgcatatgcaagggtaaagCTGCATACAGTGTCCCCTCCATACATTCACTTAGCGAGGAGCCTCTGGGTACTGGGATGCATCAGCTTTTTTTTATATGCTGTTATCAACCTGTTTACCTCAGGCAAATTCATCCTTTACTTGTGAAAAAGATTTCTTCTTTGGCTGAAAACACTAGCCCAAGAACTGTTTTTGATGAAGTCCTGGCTGCTGCTGGAAGGGATACAATCACAAAGGATATATCTAGGTTACGTGGGGGATGGCCAATGCAGGATGCATTCTATGTAAGTTTGTCATTGTTTTCAGTAAGAACTTCTTTACCTCACCATTGTACGGATTGTTCCCTGTTCAGTTTTGATCTTCAATTTATTTGCCTATAGAAATGATTAGAATGGTAGAAAAATAGTAATTGCAACTTGTAAGTAACTGTACTTCCTTGGTTGCAACTTGCAGTAAGTGTAAGCGTGCAATTTTGAGAACATGTATAAATGCTATTAAACATTGAGTTTGATGGTGGTGTTTCATAATCCAGTTTGTAATAATCTATACCTAAGAAAACAATAGAAGAATCCATTGAAAAATACCCTTTTGTAATTGGTTTTATTGAAaacgtttaatttttttataaaacctaGAGCACTGACTGATCAATGTAGACAAACCAACTTGGTGGGATAGGTTGATTGTACAAAAGAGTATCTTTGTTATGAGTTTCCAGTTCAATCTCTTCCTACTTACCattcttttgttctttgttaATTCTTATCAACAACCAATTATCTCGTAAGTTTAAGCTGTGAAGGAAcatgaatgattttatattacatCTCTAGCATGCCCCACTAATGGAAGAGTCCTTTGGGCTTGAAACATGGGCAAGGCATAGGCTCACCTACATAATGTTTAAATTCAACCTTCTATTGAAAAAATGGGTGAAAGATGAATTGAACTCTAGACCACTTGGTCATAGAGGCTTTAATTTATATTACGTTATGAACAAACAATCCCAAAAGCTTAAGCTATTAGGTGATGACAcaaatgattttagtttttgcaCTTTTATTTCTGATTAACATCCCTGTTCTTTAAATACCATTATAAAATGAGTTTCATGTTGTCATCtgtactcccatttgaagttttttgtgtttttgttttgttttttttacaaattaattgatttatagAGTACAATTTTTTCCAGGCATTTTCTCAGCACATGGTACTGTCAGTTTTGTTTCTAGAACATGTGATATCTGTTCTTAGCCAGATTCCTATCCTTAAAGGTGATGTGGAGAGACTTGAGGATAGCCAGGTTGACAGTCATACAGAAGATGGCAAACTGCAAGCTGCAATTTTTGCTCTTACCGCTTTCTTCAGGTCTGTGTTATCAGTTATGCTTTTTGTATTTAAGATACATAAATCATCCAACAATTTCACAAACCATTATTTGATGCAGAGGTGGGGGAAAAGTTGGAAAAAGGGCCGTTGAACAAAACTATGCTTCTGTTCTTTCTGAGCTTACACTGCAACTTGGAAGCTGTCATGGTTTAACCTATTCTGGTCAGCATGAACCATTGAGGTGAGAGTCTAGCACTATTACTTGCATGTTGGCATCTATGTTTGTGCTGCAAGTAAGAtatgtctttattttattttttgttttatgtataaaaaacactgtaaaatttaaatgttgaagataatttaaaaaatagtatgttTTGAAATGTACTGTTAATGTTATTTTTGGATAGTTTTCAAGGGAAATTAGGGAGATATTTAAATCTGTAAGTAAATCCCCAATGTGAGTTTTTACATTCTGACCCACCATTCTTTTTCTAGGACATGTTATTTTAGTCATATGATTTAGTTGGTGTCTTTAGGGGATGAAGATACCGAGGAAACTGAAGTCAGAGCTGTATTTATAAGTGAACATAAAAGTTGTGAACAATTACACATAAATATGTACACAACTGCACTTGTGGATTCTATGTATAATCCACTTTCATGTTCTTGTGCAGGAATCTTCTTACTGCATTTCAGGCATTCTGTGAATGCGTTGGTGACCTAGAGATGGGCAAGGTAGACAAACGTTTGAAAATTGCTCCATTTTATGGATGTAAGATATGGTCTTGTAagcaaattaatataaaaatattcctTTATTCAGATTTTAGCTAGAGATGGAGAACTATTGGAAAATGAGAGGTGGATTAGTCTCATTGGAGACATAGCAGGCTGCATATCTATAAAGCGACCAAAAGAGGTAATATGATTTGAAATATAGTTCAACAACTAGTTAATGCATTAATTTATATATCCAGATGAGTTCATAATTTTATGACCGAAAGAAAATGCTACTAGAATATTGGAGTAGCTTTTGTTGTTGGTGTTGAAGTTGGAGATGTAAATCAAATCCATTTCTGGAAATTCTTTGACAGTTCAAAGCTATTAGTTTTAGGATGATTAAGTTATTGACATTGTATCTTAAATCATAATCTCTTTGATCAACTGATTAGGAGTTCAATCCTCACTGCCTCTATTGCATTAGGGGGTAtgttgggttacaagtgtgaggtgaagtcccacatcgagtagaagtggaaaggttgagcaccatataagtgaggagaagacccataaacctgagccttaaggttttgggttagagtgtggtgtcaggtctccttaagtggtggctcgtggtccacaggtatacccctcgaatctccccaacaattggtatcagagccgatGGTTCAAGTTGGTGACCGACTCAGACGAGTATGCAAGTACCGCAGGTGGTCAGAATGGCTAGCGGCACAGCGTGCCCCGCAGGTGAAGCGGGGTGGCCAGAATGGCTAGTGGGCAGGGCAAGTACCGCAGGTGGCCATGGCTATACTCATGGATGATAAAGACTTCCGCTCGAGGGGGAGACTACcatgtggaagagactcacacttgaAGGGGAGATGtgttgggttacaagtgtgaggtgaagtcccacatcgggtagaagtggaaaggttgagcaccatataagtgaggagaagacccataaacctgagccttaaggttttgggttagagtgtggtgtcaggt encodes the following:
- the LOC114400624 gene encoding protein SHOOT GRAVITROPISM 6 isoform X3, with translation MVGLITRTQLKTALPRLIPTILDLYKKDQDIAFLATCSLHNLLNASLLSESGPPMLDFEDLTLVLSTLLPVVSFNNDSKDQSDFPVGLKMYNEVQHCFLTVGLVYPDDLFLFLVNKCRLREEPLTFGSLCILKHLLPRLSEAWHSKIPLLVEAVKSLLEEQNLGVRKALSELIVVMASHCYLVGSSGELFIEYLVRHCAITDQNRSDLESTPNKRIEMKIGAVTPGELRAVCEKGLLLVTITIPEMEHILWPFLLRMIIPLTYTGAVATVCRCISELWRHRSYSNDMLSECKTRPDIPSAEELLARLLVLLHNPLAREQLATQILTVLCLLAPLFPKNINLFWQDEIPKMKAYVSDTEDLKQDPSYQDTWDDMIINFLAESLDVIQDADWVMSLGNVFAKHYELYASDDQHTALLHRCLGILLQKVNDRAYVCDKIDWMYKQANIANPTNRLGLAKAMGLVAASHLDTVLEKLKDILDNVGQSIFQRILSLFSDSFRTEESDDIHAALALMYGYAAKYAPSTVIEARINALVGTNMLSRLLHVRLPKAKQAVITAIDLLGNAVINAAESGSPFPLKRRDQLLDYILTLMGRDDEDGFADYNDLLRTQALAISACTTLVSVEPKLTVETRSHVMKATLGFFAIPNDPVDVVNPLIDNLITLLCAILLTGGEDGRSRAELLMLILRQIDQFVCSPVEYQRKRGCLAVHEMLLKFRMICVSGYCALGCRGSCAHNKQMDRTLYGNFSKLPSAFVLPSREALCLGDRVIMYLPRCADTNSEVRKISAQILDLLFSISLSLPRPAGSSISAEDIELSYSALSSLEDVIAILRNDTSIDPSEVFNRIVSSLCILLTKEELVATLHGCSVAICDKIKQSAEGAIQAVVEFVTKRGRELTEIDISRTTQSLISATVHATDKHLRVETLGAISSLAENTSPRTVFDEVLAAAGRDTITKDISRLRGGWPMQDAFYAFSQHMVLSVLFLEHVISVLSQIPILKGDVERLEDSQVDSHTEDGKLQAAIFALTAFFRGGGKVGKRAVEQNYASVLSELTLQLGSCHGLTYSGQHEPLRNLLTAFQAFCECVGDLEMGKILARDGELLENERWISLIGDIAGCISIKRPKEVQNICLFFQNSLDRPQKYQREAAAAALSEFVRYSGGLGSLLEQMVEVLCRHVSDESSTVRRLCLRGLVQIPLIHILKYTAQVLGVILALLDDLDESVQLTAVSCLLMILNSSPDDAVEPILLNLSIRLRNLQTSMNAKMRATSFAVFGALSKYGIGVLSEAFVEQVHAAVPRLVLHLHDEDFSVRLACRNTLKQVCPLMEIEGMLAVLNTHSFLSDHRSDYEDFLRDIAKQFTQHLPSRVDSYMASTVQAFDAPWPIIQANAIYFCSSMLSLSDNQHILAVYHSQVFGMLVGKLSRSPDAVVRATSSAALGLLLKSSHLCSWRAVELDRLESTSRNHDVESTKN